From the genome of Nicotiana sylvestris chromosome 2, ASM39365v2, whole genome shotgun sequence, one region includes:
- the LOC104212231 gene encoding probable methyltransferase TCM_000336: protein MDVDKVFHMTGGVGETSYSRNSSLQKKASDMVKHIILETVEEVYLATKPKSIGIADLGCSSGPNTLSNLKDMLDKIECSSRNKLKQPAPEFRVFLNDLPTNDFNAIFQALPKFHQLLKQKRKNDENGGTSSNIYIAAYPGSFYGRLFPDHCLHFIYSSYSLHWLSRVPPGLYDEQGNSLNKNSIYISEHSPSEVSKAYFEQFEEDFSLFLHSRSDELVSGGKMVLILLGREGFSHVDRGNVFFWKILYQALTNLISKGEVEKEKLESYDVHFYAPCKEEIQAAVNVNGCFEVERLETFEIEKAIAKGMSYGTTVAMTVRSIQESMVAHHFGEAIIEDLFQEYGRLVDEEMAKEEIRPITFLLVLRKP, encoded by the exons ATGGATGTTGACAAAGTCTTCCACATGACAGGAGGAGTTGGAGAAACTAGCTATTCCAGAAATTCTTCACTCCAG AAGAAGGCATCTGATATGGTGAAGCATATAATTCTGGAGACGGTGGAAGAAGTTTATCTCGCAACAAAGCCCAAAAGCATAGGGATAGCTGACTTAGGTTGTTCCTCAGGACCTAATACGTTGTCAAACCTTAAAGATATGTTGGACAAAATCGAATGTAGCAGCCGCAACAAGCTTAAGCAACCGGCACCCGAGTTCCGAGTTTTTCTCAACGACCTTCCGACGAACGACTTCAACGCTATTTTCCAGGCCTTGCCAAAATTTCAtcaattgttgaagcagaaaagaaaaaatgatgaaaatggaGGGACttcatcaaatatatatatagctGCTTATCCTGGCTCATTTTATGGGAGACTATTTCCAGATCATTGCTTGCACTTTATCTATTCCTCTTATAGCTTGCATTGGCTTTCCAGG GTTCCACCAGGATTATATGATGAACAAGGCAATTCCTTGAATAAAAACAGCATATACATTTCTGAACATAGCCCTTCTGAGGTTTCCAAAGCTTACTTTGAGCAGTTTGAGGAGGACTTCTCATTGTTCCTCCATTCACGGTCGGATGAGCTGGTTAGTGGAGGAAAGATGGTGCTGATTTTGTTAGGTAGGGAAGGTTTTAGTCATGTTGATAGAGGAAATGTTTTCTTCTGGAAAATCCTCTATCAAGCATTAACGAATTTAATTAGTAAG GGAGAAGTGGAAAAGGAAAAGCTTGAGTCTTATGATGTACATTTTTATGCaccatgtaaggaagaaataCAAGCAGCAGTAAATGTAAATGGGTGCTTTGAAGTGGAACGGCTAGAAACGTTTGAAATAGAGAAAGCAATTGCAAAAGGTATGAGCTATGGAACAACGGTGGCTATGACAGTTAGGTCTATCCAAGAATCAATGGTGGCTCACCATTTTGGAGAAGCAATTATTGAGGACTTGTTTCAGGAATATGGTAGATTAGTGGATGAAGAGATGGCAAAGGAGGAAATTAGGCCAATCACTTTCCTCCTCGTTCTTCGAAAACCATAA